TGTGGCAACAATTCTACTAAAACACAATGGAGAAAATAGGAACCATCTTCCTCCAGGCCCCAGAGCTCTTCCTATTATTGGCCACTTTCATCTTCTCATGGATAAAACCAAGCCAATTCATCAGATTCTAAGTTCACTGTCAACActctatggacctattatgcatcTTAAATTTGGTAGCTGCCCTGTTTTAGTGATAAGTTCTTCAGATTTAGCCAAAGAATCCTTCACAGTAAATGATAAATCTTTTGCATCTCGCCCTCGGCTTGCACAAGGTGAGTATTTGAGCTACAATTATTCTATGCTGGGTTGGGCTCCTTATGGCCCCTATTGGCGAAATGCTAGAAAAATCTGTGTGCTTGAGCTcctctcttccaaaagaatccaaTCATTCGGACCCAAAAGAATGCAAGAAATTAAGAAAGCAGTAAATTCTTTGCTTCAGCAAGCACAGTTGCAGAGTATTGTGAACATGAGAAGTGTTCTTTCAAAATTGACTTTTAAAGTTATGATGAGTATGATTATAGATGAGAGGTATTTTGAAGAGGAATCAGGGTTTTCGGTGGATTTAGTCACACATCTGATTGAAGAATCATTTATGCTTCAAGGAGTAGTTGATATTGGGGATTATATTCCCTGGCTGAAGTGGTTTGATTTGCAAGGGTATGTGAAGGCTATGAAGAAGGTAAATGAGAAAATAGATTTGTATATGCAGAGGATTGTGGAGAAGCACAGGGAGAAAAGATTAAAAGATGGGGAAGAGATGGAAGACTTTGTTGATGTGTTGATCTCTCAGGCAGAAGAGTACGGTGAGGCAATTCCTGATAAAGATGCATTTATCAAGGCAACTGCTATTGTAAGTGCTTGTGACTTTGACAGTTTTTTAATATGTTTGGTTTATAAATGCTTGTGTATATGGTGGAGATGCTACTAAGTAGTAGGACAGTCTGTAGACTcaattattaaatttatattaggACTCACAGAAGGTACTCCTAATGAAACCTGATAAAGTAGCCAACAAGCTCATTGCAAGAAACGTGACATGATGTTTTGCTTCATCTTTCTTGTGTTGAAATATGAATGGGTCATTTCAGATTGAGAGAGAAATTTTGTATGCTTAATTTAACTCTTTTTCTGCTAAGATTTTCACCGTATGTACAAGCTCTTTAGATTGCAGAGATATTTGTGATGCATGATATTTGAACTTTGAACCAGTAGCGACGTGCATGATTGATGAATTTTCCAAATAGTGGTAATTTTATAAGTATTTATACATACATGCCCTTTTTTGGGTTGAAacatttggaattttattttattttatttttacatatttttgTCATTATCGAGATTTCTTTTTCTGGTTTCTAGAAATTATGTTTCATGAACTTTCAACCACTTCTCTATTAAACTTTTTATACATCAGCTAAGAGTCACATTTAGGATTTCTCGGTTAGTTTTTTCTACCACTGAACTATTTACCCTTTTGGTGACGAGTCCATTTTTGGTTTGGGAGGGGTCCATTTTCTAACATACACTTTTGACTCATACTGTGGGTGCTTGAGGATCCTAGCTTGATCTGAATTTGCTGATTTAAGCTCTCAATATCATGTTAAACTTTTCATGGACCAGCAAGGAGTCAAACTTAAGACCTTCCATTTGGTGTTGGGGTGCTCTAAAACTAAACCACCAGCCTTCTAGATGACCAATCTATTTTTGGTTTGGGTGTGATTCGTTTTCCAACATTAATTTAAGATGGTATTCCAAATAGAACTTACCAATTCATCTAGATGAAACAACCAACTTGACTATAAGAGAGAAATTTAGTAATGTCAAATATTTGATTTAGAGGAGGGATTGAGGGATGACCTGCACCAATTTAGCTCAAGACCTCCCTTGAACCAATGTATTAATGGATGGTATAAGTCTTTCACAACTGTGTGAGCTTTTTTATTCAACGTTTCGGATCATACtcagtgatccatcatcagaaaACAAATTATAAGGCCTCATTTGCAATTGATCTTACAatttttctactttataatgatagATCACtgaatgtgatccaaaacattagataaaaaactcacacaattaaaaataaaataaaataattccaatATATTAATGCTATTTCTCAGCATTGATATGTCCGCATAAGGCCCTTGGATCAAGACAGAGAAAGCCTTCgaattcttcaatcatcaagtgGTATGAATATAAAAACCACTCGATAGAAAATTGGACAAGCAAAAAGTTAACATTAATATGCACACAAGGTTTTTTATGGCACCCGTACCCAAAATACCACTTGAATGTTTGCAAGTaagttttgattttatttatttttcttgttaTTAAAAATTCTAGATTTGCAGGTTATGTTTACTGCAGGATCTGATACATCTTCAGTTGCCATAGAGTGGGCATTGTCAATGCTATTGCGACATCCCCATGTAATGAGGAAGGTACAAGAAGAACTTGATTCTAAAGTTGGAAGGAATAGATTGGTGGAGGAATCAGATATACCCCAGTTAACATACCTACAAGCAATAGTGAAAGAGACCATGCGCCTTCAACCACCGGGGCCTTTGCTAATGCCTCACAAATCTATTGAGGCTTGCACAGTGGGAGGCTACCATATTCCTGCAGGAACAATGCTGATGGTAAATGCATGGGTAATTCATAGGGACCCAAAACTGTGGAATAAACCACTGGATTTCATACCAGAGCGCTTTATGGAGAAAGGGATAGAGATGGACAACATACAAATGAGAGGGAATGAATTTGAGATGCTTCCATTTGGGGCAGGGAGAAGAGGATGTCCTGGTACTACTTTGGCAATATGCATGGTGCAAATAACTCTTGCAATTTTGTTGCAGAGCTTTGATTGGTTTGTTCCAGATGGAAGAGTCATTGACATGAGTGAAGGAGTTGGCTTGACAATGCCCAGGGCAGTGCCTTTGGAGGTTATCATCAAGCCTCGTCTTTCCCATCATTTGTACCAGAAATAGGTCTAGAAGACTAGAATTGAATAGTTGATCTTCTCTGTTTTATTTTCATTATCTTTTAATTGCAGAATACAAATCATATCAGTACAAAGCGCTTCAGTTTAATGCTAATGATTACTAATTTCCTCCAATGTTTTAGAATAAGAAGATTTCCAGAGGAATATATGTCTCTAACTTTTTCTTAAGGAATTTTTGTAGAGGCTTTTGAAGCTGCTCTTACCATACTATTGCCATGTAATCTTGTCAGATACTGTGAATATAATGATATCCACTATTTTTGGGGTTTCTTTCATCAACCCTATATAAACTTATTTAAATGGTGGAGAATTTAGAAAAACATATTACTTTCTTTACTTCTAGAAAATCGTTGAGATATAAAACAGTTACGAAAGGTATAGTTTTATAGAGTCATTTGAGGGCAGACAAAGTTTTAggaattgatattttttatttacttCAAGCTGGGCACGCTGGTCTTACACGCAGCTCTCCAGCGCCATATACAACTATCTTATCAAGGTTTTCACTGACGTGGCAAGTAAAATGAACGTCACCCTAGCCGCTGCCAACGTGGCACCATAGTGCTGGTGTatagggtacccacgtggaccctgCGCATGCCGACTATGGACCTCATGCTGCAGAACAATGCCACCTGTAGGATCTTTTGGTGCCAACTTCATGATCCAAGTCAGTATtgttgcatcaattttgtcaacaCTTCATGATCTATAAccactttttttctttcttttgttctctatatcatgatgatgatggatcatagattGTGTTCTATAAATGTTGATGGAAAAAGATTTAAGCAATTAAACTAAAAATTATTCAATATCTAACATAAtcaattataaaattttaatatttttaattaaaaattatttcaaaaattactAAAAGTAAAAATACAATATTAAAACAAGAGCTGTATTGTGTTAGGTTCCTCCAATATATTATATTTGTTTTGgtcaattcaaagatggagatttgcaATACTTTTTGAAAATTTGGATGGAAGATAAAAGATTtgtattatattttgatggctaTATACCAGATGAATATTTGCAAATGCAAATTCCTATATCATATATGACAATTGTTAACTTTCACAACAGTGACTTGTATTTTTGCATGTGCcacttttaaattatatattttcaatacATAGCATGGAATTGTTTGACATGATAAAGTGATCATTTAAAAAGCAAGTCAATGGAGTTTTGAATTGGAAAGAATTAAGGAGCACCATGCCTTTGCTCTAAAGTACATGGCATATGATTCAAAACAAAGAATAGGCATCTTTTTGCATATATGAGGGTGTTTTAAATCATAGTTTTGATACTTTTATGTCTATCAAGAACCAACTACCTATTTGGAACTAGAGTGGTACTAGGAACTAAAGTCGTTCCTAATACTTGCCCAAACCTTGAAAATTTTTGAACAAAGCCAAATGAACCATAGACAAGGGATGAGAAGCATGGGAAGGTTGCGGAGATCTTAGTTGTTACACATGGACACAACTCAGTGCGGGAATGGTTAGTGATGTTATTGGATTGTTCATCCATGTTGATGTTGCTATAGAGTTTAGATTGGTTCAATTCTATGGTTTGAACATCATTGTACAAGTGGATGATTTGGAAGAGGTTAGTGATTGCTATCAAAATATGGGTTCTTTGATGAACTCATATGTATCATGTTTCTTTGTTCTTTACCCAAGCCATGGAAAAATTTCATTCTTTCTATCATTGCTAACATCAAAGATCCAAATATGGATACTCTTGTTGCAACTTTGTTGGCACAAGAAATGAGTAGAACAACTATGGATAGTACAAGAGATGCTCTTAATGTTAGGGGAAGGCCTAAGGACATAGGGTCTAAAGGAGACAATTGAATGGGCCTATGGACAAGTCTAAGAGAAGAGTATAAGTCTAATGGAAGATCTAAGGACAAAGTAACTTGTGTTGGAATTGCACAGAAAGAGAGGACTTGTTAAGAAGGAATGTTGGAATTCAAAGAAATGGTTTGATTCCTCTACAAAGAAATCTTTaaattcaggtgatgatgatttggtTTCTTCTCTTCATATTATGACTAATGAAAATTGGCTAATTGATTTatgatgctcaaatcatatgaatCCTCATAAGGAGTGGTTTTCCACACATGAGAAATATGTTGGAGAAGTCTACTTTGGTGATAACTCTTCTTATCCTATTATTAGAAGGGTTAAAATGCAGTTCAATAATGGGAGGATAAAAACTCTGGGTATGTGCacgatcatggtgtgccaaaataggcccttaagtggcaatgaaatttcaaaaaatcagagttatgcaacttgacatgaaaaattgaataagttatgaacattatttttaaaatatgtaagaagagaatctatagaaaattgaatgtagtttctaagctactagttgttttttgaaaaaaaatcctatttgatgaaaatttcaaagttcaatgcagtggtacaaaaatttcaggaaatagataagaagtaggtgtatgtctaaccaccctaatcacaatcaaatcataatatttttttataagatttatagtATAAGTATTAGaatcatgtccggatgtgacacatatttttttatgattttttataaagtaaataattatttatgatttttttattacaaatttttagaaattcagaaactcctacgtctaaccacattaacttggtcaaaaccttatgaaattcaatttttaaaattttttccctatagtagacgaagcagaGGATGTGATGCATTTTTCAGATTCAAAAAaagttatgcggtttgaaagttatgagtatttttcaatcagtctatcaatcgggacttttgtcagaattcaattagaaaataaataataataatttattaaagtcgaaataagacaagccttatagtgttggaaagatgagaacgtccttaaaaaacccttttcgttttatcaattttggctataaaaaaagtcgtcagccaccagtgtaaagtctggaaaatcaaggaatactgaaaaacacgttttttcagttgactttccagactggtcacttccaagccaaatcccaa
The nucleotide sequence above comes from Cryptomeria japonica chromosome 11, Sugi_1.0, whole genome shotgun sequence. Encoded proteins:
- the LOC131079334 gene encoding cytochrome P450 81Q32 is translated as MDITISMMSGILVGAVTVYLVATILLKHNGENRNHLPPGPRALPIIGHFHLLMDKTKPIHQILSSLSTLYGPIMHLKFGSCPVLVISSSDLAKESFTVNDKSFASRPRLAQGEYLSYNYSMLGWAPYGPYWRNARKICVLELLSSKRIQSFGPKRMQEIKKAVNSLLQQAQLQSIVNMRSVLSKLTFKVMMSMIIDERYFEEESGFSVDLVTHLIEESFMLQGVVDIGDYIPWLKWFDLQGYVKAMKKVNEKIDLYMQRIVEKHREKRLKDGEEMEDFVDVLISQAEEYGEAIPDKDAFIKATAIVMFTAGSDTSSVAIEWALSMLLRHPHVMRKVQEELDSKVGRNRLVEESDIPQLTYLQAIVKETMRLQPPGPLLMPHKSIEACTVGGYHIPAGTMLMVNAWVIHRDPKLWNKPLDFIPERFMEKGIEMDNIQMRGNEFEMLPFGAGRRGCPGTTLAICMVQITLAILLQSFDWFVPDGRVIDMSEGVGLTMPRAVPLEVIIKPRLSHHLYQK